A window of the Bradyrhizobium ottawaense genome harbors these coding sequences:
- a CDS encoding multidrug effflux MFS transporter, whose product MADQTIAIDAGPRPETSSTFVQIAVLAGLAATGTLATNILLPSLPQMAASLNVTSAAVTSAITIFLAVFALGQLVVGPISDRYGRRWPVLIGFAVFFAGSVWCGLATDLPGLLTGRIIQAAGACATSVLSRAIARDMFSGAALARAMALIMIAMAAAPGFSPLLGGALDHYFGWRSEFALVAGFAGLGALAYGSVFGETHHATRTPLDPLAIAKNYLGLITDRRFVVPATTVSLIMGGLFAMFSAAPRVLIEAMQFTPIQLGLFFAGTVMIVFAAGMLATKLAPRYGLDRSIRGGLWAAAAGGIAILLVSLYWPSFLPFLGAMCVFLLGMGIVNPLGTAQALSPFGDRAGAASALVGFFQMMSAAIGVWLAATISHQALFALGVVLTVFSLVAFGLYTLRAKTG is encoded by the coding sequence ATGGCCGACCAGACCATCGCAATCGACGCCGGCCCTCGCCCGGAGACTTCCTCGACGTTCGTGCAGATCGCGGTGCTGGCAGGCCTTGCCGCGACCGGGACGCTCGCCACCAACATCCTGCTGCCGTCGCTGCCGCAGATGGCGGCATCGCTGAATGTGACGAGTGCGGCGGTCACCTCGGCCATCACCATCTTCCTGGCGGTATTCGCGCTGGGCCAACTCGTGGTCGGGCCGATCTCGGACCGTTACGGCCGGCGCTGGCCGGTGCTGATCGGATTTGCCGTCTTCTTTGCCGGCAGCGTCTGGTGCGGGCTCGCCACCGACCTGCCGGGCCTCTTGACCGGCCGCATCATCCAGGCGGCCGGCGCCTGCGCCACCTCGGTGCTGTCGCGCGCCATTGCGCGCGACATGTTTTCGGGCGCGGCGCTGGCGCGCGCGATGGCGCTGATCATGATCGCGATGGCGGCAGCGCCCGGCTTCTCGCCGCTGCTCGGCGGCGCGCTCGATCATTATTTTGGGTGGCGTTCCGAATTCGCATTGGTGGCCGGCTTTGCCGGCCTCGGGGCGCTGGCCTATGGCAGCGTGTTCGGCGAAACGCATCATGCGACGCGAACCCCGCTCGATCCGCTGGCGATCGCGAAAAACTATCTTGGCCTGATCACCGACCGGCGCTTCGTGGTGCCAGCCACCACCGTCAGCCTGATCATGGGCGGCCTGTTCGCAATGTTCTCGGCAGCACCCCGGGTGCTGATCGAGGCGATGCAGTTCACGCCGATCCAGCTTGGTTTGTTTTTCGCCGGCACCGTGATGATCGTGTTCGCCGCCGGCATGCTCGCGACCAAGCTCGCCCCGCGCTATGGGCTCGACCGCTCGATCCGCGGCGGATTGTGGGCCGCCGCCGCCGGCGGCATCGCGATCCTGCTGGTGTCGCTGTACTGGCCCTCGTTCCTACCGTTCCTCGGCGCAATGTGCGTGTTCCTGCTCGGCATGGGCATCGTCAATCCGTTAGGGACCGCGCAGGCGCTCTCGCCGTTCGGCGACCGGGCCGGCGCGGCCTCGGCGCTGGTCGGCTTCTTCCAGATGATGTCGGCGGCGATCGGCGTCTGGCTGGCGGCGACGATTTCGCATCAGGCGCTGTTTGCGCTCGGCGTGGTGCTGACGGTGTTTTCATTGGTCGCGTTCGGCCTGTACACGCTGCGGGCCAAGACTGGCTAA
- a CDS encoding serine hydrolase domain-containing protein — MDSADLAKLVAYGTGRSFDSLLIARRGKIVLDTYYAPYSAEIPHIINSSTKAVIGTLAAMAMKDGLLDSTDHPMLDFFADRSLANVDDRRQAITVQHLLDMTSGIDWREPTDGRPVTFFEMERSRDWTRFILDRPMSNTPGDIFNYNSGNPQLLSAILTKLTGMSAEDYAKAKLFGPLGITNWKWRKDPQGISTGGNGLALLPRDMAKIGYLYLRNGQWEGKTLVPPAFVERSSRATINMNLKFEPAFRYSNYFWALPNRNVYMAVGYHCQVIMVFPALDIVAVTTTRDFYPFGVVTDYIAGAVKSDTALPPSPEGATLLASAVREVSTEKPSDVGVAPETAAAISGKVYTFPGNGLGLKSLSLTLTGSQPRIDVEFFDRDPTAPSRKVGGPIGLDGRYQKGDTTPAGVSAAKGSWSNDHTFVLNRMILGAGFSEQKYTLSFDDEKLNVRGLDWNGREVSVDGGSWRKS, encoded by the coding sequence ATGGATTCGGCTGATCTGGCCAAGCTGGTCGCCTACGGGACCGGCCGCAGTTTTGACAGCCTGCTGATCGCACGGCGCGGCAAGATCGTGCTGGATACGTATTATGCGCCGTACAGCGCCGAGATCCCGCACATCATCAATTCGTCCACCAAGGCCGTCATCGGCACCCTGGCGGCGATGGCGATGAAAGACGGGCTGCTCGACAGCACGGACCACCCGATGCTCGACTTCTTTGCGGACCGCAGTCTCGCCAACGTCGATGATCGCAGGCAGGCGATCACGGTGCAGCACCTCTTGGACATGACGTCGGGAATAGATTGGCGCGAACCGACGGACGGGCGGCCGGTCACGTTTTTCGAAATGGAGCGCAGTCGGGACTGGACCAGGTTCATTCTCGATCGACCGATGTCGAACACACCAGGGGATATCTTCAACTACAACAGCGGCAATCCGCAGCTTCTGTCAGCCATTCTCACCAAGCTGACGGGAATGAGCGCCGAGGATTACGCCAAGGCCAAGCTGTTCGGTCCGCTCGGGATCACCAACTGGAAATGGCGGAAAGACCCGCAAGGCATCTCGACCGGCGGCAACGGCCTGGCGCTGCTGCCGCGCGACATGGCCAAGATCGGCTACCTCTACCTGCGCAACGGCCAATGGGAAGGCAAGACGCTGGTGCCGCCGGCTTTTGTCGAAAGATCGAGCCGCGCCACGATCAACATGAACCTGAAGTTCGAGCCGGCGTTCAGGTATTCCAACTACTTCTGGGCGCTTCCGAACCGGAACGTCTATATGGCGGTCGGATATCACTGCCAGGTCATCATGGTGTTTCCGGCGCTGGACATTGTGGCGGTGACGACGACCAGGGACTTTTATCCGTTCGGCGTCGTGACCGACTATATTGCCGGCGCTGTGAAATCGGACACCGCATTGCCGCCGTCGCCGGAAGGCGCAACGCTGCTGGCCAGCGCGGTCCGCGAAGTCTCTACGGAAAAGCCCAGCGACGTCGGTGTCGCGCCAGAGACCGCGGCGGCGATCTCGGGAAAGGTCTACACATTTCCCGGCAACGGCCTCGGTCTGAAATCGCTTTCGCTGACGCTGACCGGTTCGCAGCCGCGCATCGATGTGGAATTTTTTGATCGCGACCCAACGGCGCCGTCGCGCAAGGTGGGCGGTCCGATCGGACTCGATGGGCGATATCAAAAGGGCGATACGACCCCCGCCGGCGTTTCGGCGGCGAAGGGAAGCTGGTCGAACGACCACACCTTCGTGCTCAACCGCATGATCTTGGGTGCGGGATTCTCCGAGCAAAAGTACACGTTGTCGTTCGACGACGAGAAGCTGAACGTCCGCGGGCTCGACTGGAATGGCCGCGAGGTTTCGGTCGACGGCGGATCGTGGCGCAAGTCCTGA
- a CDS encoding winged helix-turn-helix domain-containing tetratricopeptide repeat protein, which translates to MKHVRFCFAEHVLDVDLRELTRAGEGIAVEPQVFDLLIYLVENRERVVSKDDLIERIWDGRIVSESTLTSRINAARKAVGDSGKDQAVIRTIARKGFRFVGDVQVQQGGAEASVDRLQPPEQASEPPRHQVPALDRTAIAVLPFVNISGEPEQEYFSEGISEDIITALSKLRWFYVIARNSSFIYKGKSVHHRQIGEELGVGYVVEGSVRKDGDQVRITAQLVDVVTGSHLWAERYDRDLADVFAVQDEITQAVVAAIEPQLYAAEEFHARRKTPDNMDAWDLVMRALSHYWRVTRQDNLVAQALLEKAITVDPGYGQALSLLASCHTFSAHMGWEEMPNAVPVAERAALAAIRADSEDAWAHYALASVYLFTRRFDDSIAEFELALRLNPNFSPARGLYGVALSYRGRWEDGDRAAREALRFSPRDPFAAIYCGVAAYCQYVGRNYAEAIRLAREAMRQRSDFSGAHRVLTAAAGMAGQRDVATAALQELRRAQPNISLAWLASQMPFEHDAERKHYIEGFRRAGLT; encoded by the coding sequence ATGAAACACGTGCGATTCTGCTTTGCCGAACATGTGCTTGATGTCGACCTGCGCGAATTGACCCGCGCCGGCGAAGGGATAGCTGTCGAGCCGCAGGTGTTCGACCTGCTGATCTATCTGGTCGAGAACCGCGAGCGGGTCGTCAGCAAGGACGATCTGATCGAGCGGATCTGGGACGGCCGTATCGTCTCCGAATCCACCCTGACCAGCCGGATCAACGCCGCCCGCAAGGCGGTCGGCGACAGCGGCAAGGACCAGGCCGTGATCCGCACCATCGCGCGCAAGGGCTTTCGCTTCGTCGGCGACGTCCAGGTGCAACAGGGCGGTGCGGAAGCCTCGGTCGACCGGCTGCAGCCGCCCGAGCAGGCGAGCGAACCGCCGCGCCATCAAGTCCCGGCGCTGGACCGGACCGCCATTGCCGTGCTGCCGTTCGTCAACATCAGCGGCGAACCCGAACAGGAATATTTCTCGGAAGGCATCTCCGAGGACATCATCACCGCGCTGTCGAAGCTGCGCTGGTTCTACGTGATCGCCCGCAACTCGTCCTTCATCTACAAGGGCAAGTCGGTCCATCACCGGCAGATCGGCGAGGAACTCGGCGTCGGTTACGTCGTGGAAGGCAGCGTGCGCAAGGACGGCGACCAGGTGCGTATCACCGCCCAACTCGTCGACGTCGTCACCGGCAGCCACCTGTGGGCGGAACGCTACGACCGCGATCTCGCCGACGTCTTCGCCGTGCAGGACGAAATCACCCAGGCCGTGGTGGCGGCGATCGAACCGCAACTCTATGCCGCCGAGGAATTTCACGCCCGCCGCAAGACGCCCGACAACATGGACGCCTGGGATCTGGTGATGCGCGCGCTGTCGCATTACTGGCGCGTGACGCGGCAGGACAATCTGGTGGCGCAGGCGCTGCTCGAAAAGGCCATCACGGTCGATCCCGGCTACGGCCAGGCGCTCAGCCTGCTGGCGTCCTGCCACACGTTCTCGGCCCATATGGGCTGGGAAGAGATGCCGAATGCGGTCCCGGTGGCGGAACGCGCGGCACTGGCGGCGATCCGCGCCGACAGCGAGGACGCCTGGGCGCATTATGCGCTGGCCAGCGTCTATCTGTTCACGCGACGCTTCGACGACTCCATCGCCGAGTTCGAACTGGCGCTGCGGCTCAATCCCAATTTCTCGCCCGCCCGCGGCCTTTACGGCGTCGCGCTGTCCTATCGCGGGCGCTGGGAGGACGGCGATCGCGCCGCGCGCGAGGCGCTCAGATTCAGCCCGCGCGATCCGTTCGCCGCGATTTATTGCGGCGTCGCCGCCTACTGCCAGTATGTCGGCCGCAATTACGCGGAGGCGATCCGGCTGGCGCGCGAAGCGATGCGGCAGCGAAGCGATTTCTCCGGCGCTCACCGGGTGCTGACCGCGGCGGCGGGAATGGCGGGTCAGCGCGACGTCGCGACAGCGGCGTTGCAGGAACTTCGCCGCGCGCAGCCCAATATTTCGCTGGCCTGGCTCGCAAGCCAGATGCCGTTCGAACACGACGCCGAACGCAAGCATTATATCGAGGGGTTTCGGCGCGCCGGCCTCACTTAG
- a CDS encoding class I SAM-dependent methyltransferase has product MRRDAVAARITAFSDPEAVARYADGPPRFVPGYSVMQSMTTLLLAERVPEDARVLVVGAGGGLELKVFAQAHARWTFDGIDPSAEMLKLAEQTLGPLATRARLHQGYIDGAPQGPFDAATCLLTLHFMDIEERRRTAIEVRRRLKRGSPFVVAHLSFPQGEDERALWLSRHAAFLIASGLEPEKAANARVAIDTQTHILDPEQDEAILREAGFSNVSLFYAAFSFRGWVAYA; this is encoded by the coding sequence ATGCGTCGTGACGCAGTCGCAGCGCGGATCACCGCATTCTCCGATCCCGAGGCGGTGGCTCGCTACGCCGATGGACCACCGCGTTTCGTGCCCGGCTACAGCGTCATGCAAAGCATGACGACGCTGCTGCTGGCCGAGCGCGTCCCGGAAGATGCCCGCGTGCTGGTTGTTGGCGCCGGAGGCGGGCTGGAGTTGAAGGTATTTGCGCAGGCCCATGCGCGCTGGACTTTTGATGGTATCGACCCTTCTGCCGAGATGCTGAAGCTGGCCGAACAGACTCTAGGGCCGCTCGCGACGCGCGCGCGTCTGCACCAGGGTTATATCGATGGTGCGCCGCAGGGACCGTTCGATGCCGCCACCTGTCTGTTGACGTTGCACTTCATGGATATCGAGGAGCGGCGGCGTACGGCTATCGAAGTCCGCCGCCGCCTCAAGCGAGGCTCGCCCTTCGTGGTTGCCCACCTCAGCTTCCCGCAGGGGGAAGACGAGCGCGCGCTGTGGCTGTCGCGACACGCCGCATTCCTGATCGCCTCCGGCCTCGAGCCCGAGAAGGCGGCGAACGCCCGTGTGGCGATCGACACGCAAACGCACATTCTTGACCCGGAGCAGGACGAAGCGATCCTCCGTGAGGCCGGCTTCTCGAATGTCAGTCTGTTCTACGCCGCCTTCAGCTTCCGCGGTTGGGTGGCCTACGCCTGA
- a CDS encoding MFS transporter, translating into MNLTMSAAETPRLPPTFNRLAWSNLAAQSAEQIALAAAPIVAVLLLGVGEGQTGLLQTALTLPFILFAIPAGLLADRISRRAVMAGSEALRAAALAGILLLLWLNLMTLPLLALLGFVAVCGTVAYSVAAPALVPSLVNAQQLPAANARIELARTVAFASGPALGGVLVGWVGAAPAFGFATALSVIAVVLLSGIYEPARSPAPRRHPLQDIKEGAAFVLHHPLLRPVFITQFIFNTASFLLLAVFVPYAVRHLGLSATGVGTTLAMYGVGMVVGALSATRVMKRLAFGTVIGLGPVTGFVAACVMALTTVAPMALLAGVSFFLLGVGPILWVISTTTLRQSVTPPSLLGRVSAINIMSYGARPLGSMLGAVVGGFYGAEACLYLAAAIFAVQALVILASPAVSLARQPDMVGDGPAALRAC; encoded by the coding sequence ATGAACCTCACTATGTCCGCCGCCGAGACACCCCGCCTGCCCCCGACCTTCAACCGCCTGGCCTGGTCCAACCTCGCCGCCCAATCGGCCGAGCAGATCGCGCTGGCCGCGGCCCCCATCGTCGCGGTGCTGCTGCTCGGGGTCGGCGAAGGCCAGACCGGACTGCTGCAGACCGCGCTGACGCTGCCCTTCATCCTGTTCGCGATCCCGGCCGGCCTGCTCGCCGACCGCATTTCGCGACGTGCCGTGATGGCGGGTTCGGAAGCGTTGCGCGCGGCCGCGCTTGCCGGAATTCTTCTGCTGCTCTGGCTCAACCTGATGACGCTGCCGCTGCTGGCCCTGCTCGGCTTCGTCGCAGTTTGCGGCACGGTTGCCTACAGTGTCGCTGCACCCGCGCTGGTGCCGTCTCTGGTGAATGCGCAACAATTGCCAGCGGCGAATGCGCGGATCGAGCTGGCGCGTACTGTCGCTTTTGCCAGCGGTCCCGCGCTTGGCGGCGTACTGGTCGGATGGGTCGGGGCTGCGCCCGCGTTCGGTTTTGCGACGGCTCTGTCCGTGATCGCCGTCGTGCTGCTGTCCGGCATCTACGAGCCCGCGCGTTCTCCGGCGCCGCGGCGTCATCCGCTGCAGGATATCAAGGAGGGCGCGGCCTTCGTGCTGCATCACCCGCTGCTGCGGCCGGTGTTCATCACCCAGTTCATCTTCAACACCGCCTCGTTCCTGTTGCTCGCCGTATTCGTGCCCTATGCAGTGCGCCATCTTGGGCTTTCGGCGACCGGCGTCGGCACCACGCTTGCCATGTACGGCGTCGGCATGGTGGTCGGCGCGCTCTCCGCGACGCGGGTGATGAAGCGTTTGGCCTTCGGCACCGTGATTGGCCTCGGACCGGTCACCGGCTTCGTTGCGGCCTGCGTGATGGCGCTGACCACGGTCGCGCCGATGGCGCTGCTGGCGGGCGTGAGCTTCTTCCTGCTCGGCGTCGGCCCGATCCTGTGGGTGATCTCGACCACGACCCTGCGGCAATCGGTGACGCCGCCGTCGCTGCTCGGGCGCGTCTCCGCGATCAACATCATGAGCTACGGCGCCCGCCCGCTCGGCTCCATGCTTGGCGCCGTCGTCGGTGGCTTTTACGGCGCCGAGGCCTGCCTCTATCTGGCCGCTGCCATCTTCGCCGTCCAGGCGCTGGTGATCCTCGCCTCGCCGGCGGTGTCGCTGGCGCGGCAGCCGGACATGGTCGGCGACGGCCCGGCCGCCCTGCGGGCGTGTTGA
- a CDS encoding Rrf2 family transcriptional regulator translates to MRRDSRLSGVLHVLLHMAEQSGPVTSEILAKAIDTNPVVIRRIMAGLRDQGYVRSEKGHGGGWTLACDLSKVTMRDIYTALGSPALLAMSNRAEAPGCLVEQAVNAALNQAFWDAEAHLLARLGQVTLAMLSTDLHQRVIARGGSHRLENGHAS, encoded by the coding sequence ATGAGACGAGACAGCAGATTGTCGGGTGTGCTCCACGTCCTGCTGCACATGGCAGAGCAGAGCGGCCCCGTGACTTCCGAAATTCTGGCGAAGGCGATTGACACCAATCCGGTGGTGATACGCCGGATCATGGCCGGCCTGCGCGACCAGGGATATGTCCGGTCGGAAAAAGGCCATGGTGGCGGATGGACGCTGGCCTGCGACCTGTCGAAAGTGACCATGCGCGACATCTATACCGCGCTCGGCAGCCCGGCGCTTCTCGCCATGAGCAACCGGGCGGAGGCGCCCGGCTGCCTCGTCGAACAGGCGGTCAATGCCGCCCTCAATCAGGCATTTTGGGATGCGGAGGCGCACCTGCTCGCGCGTCTTGGGCAAGTGACGCTGGCCATGCTGAGCACCGATCTTCACCAGCGCGTCATCGCCCGTGGCGGATCTCATCGTCTGGAGAATGGCCATGCGTCGTGA
- a CDS encoding class I SAM-dependent methyltransferase, translated as MARPASAATNSPQSSGLAPDLVALKTRQQAAWSSGNYAVVGSTLQIVGEQLCEALDLKSGSKVLDVAAGNGMMSLAAARRWCDVTSTDYVPALLDRGRARAAAEGMTIAFEEADAENLPFDDNSFDTVVSTFGVIFTPNQDRAAAELMRVCRPKGQIGLANWTPEGFIGQVFKILGKYLPPPAGARSPALWGTHARMTEMFDAGARSIKVESRLYNFRYRSPTHFLDIFKTFYGPVLKAFAALEPARQEELHNDLHALIVRMNRSGDATMVVPSEYLEVVITKR; from the coding sequence ATGGCCCGCCCGGCGTCCGCAGCAACCAATTCGCCCCAATCTTCCGGTCTTGCCCCCGATCTGGTCGCGCTCAAGACGCGACAACAGGCCGCATGGTCGTCGGGCAATTACGCCGTCGTCGGCTCGACCCTGCAGATCGTCGGCGAGCAGCTCTGCGAAGCCCTCGATCTCAAGTCCGGCTCGAAGGTGCTCGATGTCGCCGCCGGCAACGGCATGATGAGTCTGGCTGCGGCGCGGCGCTGGTGCGACGTCACCTCGACCGACTACGTGCCGGCCTTGCTCGATCGCGGCCGCGCGCGTGCCGCGGCGGAAGGCATGACGATTGCCTTCGAGGAAGCCGACGCCGAGAACCTGCCGTTCGACGACAACAGCTTCGATACGGTGGTCTCCACCTTCGGCGTCATATTCACGCCGAACCAGGACCGGGCCGCCGCCGAGCTGATGCGCGTGTGCAGGCCGAAAGGGCAGATCGGCCTCGCAAACTGGACGCCTGAAGGTTTCATCGGGCAGGTCTTCAAGATACTGGGCAAATATTTGCCGCCGCCAGCCGGCGCCAGGTCGCCGGCCCTGTGGGGCACGCACGCACGCATGACCGAAATGTTCGACGCCGGCGCGCGCTCGATCAAGGTGGAATCACGTTTGTACAATTTTCGCTACCGTTCGCCGACGCACTTCCTCGACATATTCAAGACCTTTTATGGCCCGGTGCTGAAAGCGTTCGCCGCCCTCGAACCGGCAAGACAGGAAGAACTGCACAACGACCTGCACGCGCTGATCGTGCGCATGAACCGGTCCGGCGACGCCACCATGGTGGTGCCGAGCGAATATCTCGAGGTCGTCATCACCAAACGTTGA
- a CDS encoding alpha/beta fold hydrolase → MTSVIHASFAKPAKTTVLALHCSLGSGRQWTKLADELGRSHHFVAPDISGYGTNTCALDLPLTLAEEVRCMSGHLNDATGPIHLVGHSYGGAIAFKIATDSAFAHRVRSLTLIEPVLPTLLLETDSDRRLHARFAQLARDVSEDLWNGSVLEAIDQFIEFWNGSGPQDPLPATTRLRMIERADKLAFDFTAALAEENVTIAAASLRVPTLLFSGGTSPYFTQRIVRRLAAVVEGAESRHLPDAGHMLALSHASTINPEIAKHIARADALAGLSLGRNQIDDPQIDVPEPPLRLARRAVSGRVGEEKS, encoded by the coding sequence ATGACATCAGTGATTCACGCCTCATTCGCCAAGCCCGCCAAAACCACCGTGCTGGCGCTGCATTGCTCGCTCGGTTCGGGACGGCAGTGGACCAAGCTTGCCGACGAACTCGGGCGCAGCCACCATTTCGTCGCCCCGGATATTTCCGGTTACGGCACCAACACCTGCGCGCTGGACCTGCCGCTGACGCTGGCGGAAGAGGTCAGATGCATGAGCGGTCATCTCAATGATGCGACCGGGCCGATCCATCTCGTGGGCCATTCCTATGGCGGCGCCATCGCCTTCAAGATCGCGACCGACTCAGCCTTCGCGCACCGGGTGCGCAGCCTGACCCTGATCGAGCCGGTGCTGCCGACGCTGCTGCTCGAGACTGATTCCGACCGGCGGCTTCATGCGCGTTTCGCGCAGCTCGCGCGGGACGTTTCCGAAGATCTCTGGAACGGATCGGTGCTGGAAGCGATCGACCAGTTCATCGAGTTCTGGAACGGGTCCGGGCCGCAGGACCCGCTGCCGGCGACCACGCGCCTGCGCATGATCGAACGCGCCGACAAGCTGGCCTTCGATTTCACGGCGGCGCTGGCGGAAGAAAACGTCACCATCGCGGCGGCCTCGCTTCGGGTCCCGACGCTGCTGTTTTCGGGTGGGACGTCGCCGTATTTCACCCAGCGCATCGTCCGGCGTCTGGCCGCGGTCGTCGAGGGCGCCGAGAGCAGGCATTTGCCCGACGCGGGCCACATGCTGGCGCTATCCCATGCATCCACGATCAATCCGGAGATTGCGAAGCATATTGCACGGGCGGATGCACTTGCCGGGCTCTCGCTTGGACGCAATCAGATTGACGATCCGCAGATCGACGTCCCGGAACCGCCGCTTCGGCTTGCGCGACGCGCGGTATCCGGCCGGGTCGGGGAAGAAAAGTCCTGA
- a CDS encoding O-acetylhomoserine aminocarboxypropyltransferase/cysteine synthase family protein, translating to MPANSKHPETLVLHSGYRSDPTTTAVAVPIYQTSSFEFRDTTHASNLFALAELGNIYSRIGNPTCDALETRLAALEGGVAGLALGSGQAASLFAVQNICHAGDNFVASTDLYGGTWNLFANTLKTMGIECRFVDPADPENFRRATDARTRCYYAETLPNPKLMVFPIAEVAKIGRELGVPLIMDNTAAPVLCRPLDHGAAIVVHSTTKYIGGHGTSIGGVIIDGGNFDWERHKDRFPMLNTPDASYHGAVWTEAVKPMGPIAYIIKARVTLLRDVGAPMSPFNAFMFIQGLETLPLRMRVHCANANAVAKHLAKHPGITKVIHPSLVTGEARRRADAVLSRGYGALLGFELKGGMEAGRRFIDGLKMFYHVANIGDARSLAIHPASTTHSQLSPEEQAMTGVTPGYVRLSIGIEHIDDILADLDQALADVEGLSKAA from the coding sequence ATGCCGGCCAACAGCAAGCATCCGGAAACGCTCGTCCTGCATTCCGGCTACCGCAGCGATCCCACGACGACGGCGGTGGCGGTTCCGATCTACCAGACCTCCAGCTTCGAATTCCGGGATACCACGCATGCCTCCAACCTGTTCGCCTTGGCGGAACTCGGCAATATCTACAGTCGGATCGGCAATCCGACCTGCGACGCGCTGGAGACGCGGCTGGCCGCGCTCGAAGGCGGCGTCGCGGGCCTGGCGCTTGGATCCGGGCAGGCCGCCTCGCTATTTGCGGTGCAGAACATCTGCCATGCCGGAGACAATTTCGTCGCTTCCACCGACCTTTATGGCGGCACCTGGAACCTGTTCGCCAACACGCTGAAGACGATGGGGATCGAATGCCGCTTTGTCGATCCCGCCGACCCCGAGAATTTCCGCCGGGCGACCGACGCGCGCACGCGTTGCTACTACGCCGAGACGCTTCCCAATCCCAAACTCATGGTGTTTCCGATCGCCGAAGTGGCGAAGATCGGCCGCGAGCTCGGCGTGCCCCTGATCATGGACAACACGGCTGCGCCGGTGCTGTGCCGGCCGCTCGATCATGGCGCGGCGATCGTCGTGCACTCGACCACGAAATATATCGGCGGCCACGGCACCTCGATCGGGGGCGTCATTATCGACGGCGGCAATTTCGACTGGGAGAGGCACAAGGATCGTTTCCCGATGCTGAATACGCCTGATGCGAGCTATCACGGCGCGGTGTGGACCGAGGCCGTGAAACCGATGGGGCCGATTGCCTACATCATCAAGGCCCGCGTCACCCTGCTGCGCGATGTCGGCGCGCCGATGTCGCCGTTCAACGCCTTCATGTTCATCCAGGGACTGGAGACGCTGCCGCTGCGGATGCGGGTTCATTGCGCGAATGCCAATGCCGTGGCGAAGCATCTCGCCAAGCACCCGGGAATCACCAAGGTCATTCATCCCTCGCTGGTGACCGGGGAGGCGAGGCGGCGCGCCGATGCGGTGTTGTCGCGCGGTTATGGCGCGCTGCTCGGCTTTGAACTGAAGGGCGGCATGGAAGCCGGCCGCCGGTTCATCGACGGGCTGAAGATGTTCTATCATGTCGCCAATATCGGCGACGCCCGCAGCCTCGCGATCCACCCGGCCTCGACGACGCATTCCCAGCTCTCGCCCGAGGAGCAGGCCATGACCGGGGTGACGCCGGGCTATGTCCGGCTCTCGATCGGCATCGAACATATCGACGACATCCTGGCCGACCTCGACCAGGCGCTGGCGGATGTGGAGGGGCTTTCAAAGGCCGCCTGA
- a CDS encoding DUF1127 domain-containing protein encodes MTMTTNIPNSADTVPIGRKIAAYLGDCINNWLAAWIARQEREAARKVLLSFSDRQLRDIGIFRSQIEYILNNPQKRD; translated from the coding sequence ATGACCATGACTACCAATATCCCCAACTCCGCGGATACCGTCCCCATAGGCCGAAAGATCGCAGCCTATCTCGGCGACTGCATCAACAACTGGCTGGCGGCGTGGATCGCCCGTCAGGAGCGCGAGGCGGCGCGCAAGGTGCTGCTCAGCTTCAGCGACCGGCAACTCCGTGACATCGGAATTTTCCGTTCGCAGATCGAGTACATCCTGAACAACCCGCAGAAGCGCGACTGA